Proteins from one Hemiscyllium ocellatum isolate sHemOce1 chromosome 8, sHemOce1.pat.X.cur, whole genome shotgun sequence genomic window:
- the katnbl1 gene encoding KATNB1-like protein 1, which translates to MASRHQNVKQGVLLFGMEDEPIEERQLGKRMHPNCNETMKKVRLPECKEATHKIKRLSTGQTKKTLHRISKATCCKRKTRRRVQSIVGNEKQHPDLWSCDMANKENEVVCSGTVPKLCNDNRSSQLNSSDSPASQAGASVTYADYFAQISKDHATMTQVLFGRNLRLNVALTFWQKSASELVAYLVRIHDIAVTADCLPVLTKSLEEEKQSISIGCCVDLLPLVQELLRSRYEEYLIVGLNWLRAVLKQWWPELSANTANNDETHVEDRNVKVLKDQLRQLREQGFQLSSVPGYTGKVAKSVGTYLEQLY; encoded by the exons ATGGCATCTAGACATCAAAATGTCAAGCAAGGTGTATTATTATTTGGCATGGAAGATGAACCCATTGAAGAAAGGCAACTTGGTAAAAGGATGCATCCTAATTGTAATGAGACTATGAAAAAG GTTAGGCTCCCGGAATGCAAAGAGGCGACTCATAAAATTAAAAG ATTATCTACTGGACAAACGAAGAAAACATTGCACAGAATATCCAAAGCGACGTGTTGTAAAAGGAAGACGAGACGTAGAGTCCAAAGTATCGTGGGCAACGAGAAGCAGCATCCAGATCTTTGGAGCTGTGACATGGCAAATAAAGAAAATGAAGTAGTCTGTTCAGGAACTGTACCTAAATTATGCAATGACAATCGCAGCTCCCAGTTGAACTCGAGTGATTCTCCTGCTTCACAGGCTGGTGCTTCTGTCACATATGCAGATTATTTTGCACAG ATTTCTAAGGATCATGCTACAATGACACAAGTACTGTTTGGTAGAAACCTAAGACTGAACGTAGCTCTGACATTTTGGCAAAAAAGTGCAAGTGAGCTGGTAGCTTATCTGGTCAG GATACATGACATTGCTGTTACTGCAGATTGTCTCCCAGTGCTTACAAAAAG TCTGGAGGAAGAAAAACAAAGCATCTCCATAGGTTGTTGTGTTGACCTCTTACCACTAGTGCAAGAGTTATTAAGAAGCAGATATGAAGA ATATCTGATTGTCGGTTTAAACTGGCTCCGAGCTGTCCTTAAGCAATGGTGGCCAGAGCTTTCTGCAAATACTGCAAATAATGATGAAACCCATGTAGAAGATAG AAACGTAAAGGTTTTGAAAGATCAGCTACGACAACTACGGGAGCAAGGCTTTCAATTATCTTCAGTTCCAGGGTATACTGGAAAAGTAGCTAAG AGTGTGGGAACCTACCTGGAGCAATTGTACTAA